A genomic segment from Microcella flavibacter encodes:
- the trxA gene encoding thioredoxin, with protein sequence MSTRDVTDATFEAEVLNSEKTIMVDFWAEWCGPCRAVSPILDAIATENSDKIDIVKIDVDKNPETAMKYQITSIPAMKVFKGGEVVKTVIGAKPKPALEADLAEFLA encoded by the coding sequence ATGAGCACCCGCGACGTCACCGACGCCACCTTCGAAGCCGAGGTCCTCAACAGCGAGAAGACGATCATGGTCGACTTCTGGGCCGAGTGGTGCGGCCCCTGCCGCGCCGTCTCGCCGATCCTCGACGCGATCGCGACCGAGAACAGCGACAAGATCGACATCGTCAAGATCGACGTCGACAAGAACCCCGAGACCGCCATGAAGTACCAGATCACCTCCATCCCGGCGATGAAGGTCTTCAAGGGCGGCGAGGTCGTCAAGACCGTCATCGGCGCCAAGCCCAAGCCGGCCCTCGAGGCCGATCTCGCCGAGTTCCTCGCGTAG
- the trxB gene encoding thioredoxin-disulfide reductase, producing MRHVIIIGSGPAGYTAAIYAARANLQPLVIASSVEFGGELMKTTEVENFPGFPEGIMGPDLMTQMQKQAERFGAEIVYDDVVSLELDGPVKAVTLGNGDRHEAHSVIYATGSAYRKLGLPDEDRLSGYGVSWCATCDGAFFRQKSVAVVGGGDSAMEEATFLTRFASKVYVIHRSETFRASAAMLERAQNDPKIEFVTNASVAHIYGADLVTGVGIVDTVTGEERTLDVTGLFIAIGADPRTHLVHGVLDLTEHGTIAVEGRSSRTSVAGVFAAGDVVDPTYKQAITAAGSGTVAALDAQHYLETIGDAARQTVAAATAV from the coding sequence ATGCGCCACGTCATCATCATCGGATCGGGCCCGGCCGGCTACACCGCCGCCATCTACGCCGCGCGCGCGAACCTGCAGCCGCTCGTCATCGCGTCCTCCGTCGAGTTCGGCGGCGAGCTCATGAAGACCACCGAGGTCGAGAACTTCCCCGGGTTCCCCGAGGGCATCATGGGGCCCGACCTCATGACGCAGATGCAGAAGCAGGCCGAGCGCTTCGGCGCCGAGATCGTCTACGACGACGTCGTCTCGCTCGAGCTCGACGGCCCGGTCAAGGCCGTCACGCTCGGCAACGGCGACCGCCACGAGGCGCACTCGGTGATCTACGCCACGGGCTCGGCCTACCGCAAGCTCGGGCTGCCCGACGAGGATCGCCTCAGCGGTTACGGCGTCTCGTGGTGCGCCACCTGCGACGGCGCGTTCTTCCGCCAGAAGTCGGTCGCCGTCGTCGGCGGCGGCGACTCGGCGATGGAGGAGGCGACCTTCCTCACCCGCTTCGCCTCGAAGGTCTACGTCATCCACCGCAGCGAGACGTTCCGCGCCTCGGCGGCGATGCTCGAGCGGGCGCAGAACGACCCGAAGATCGAGTTCGTCACCAACGCCTCGGTCGCGCACATCTACGGCGCCGACCTCGTCACGGGCGTCGGCATCGTCGACACGGTGACGGGGGAGGAGCGGACGCTCGACGTGACCGGCCTCTTCATCGCCATCGGCGCCGACCCGCGCACCCACCTCGTGCACGGCGTGCTCGACCTCACCGAGCACGGCACGATCGCCGTCGAGGGCCGCAGCTCGCGCACGAGCGTCGCCGGCGTCTTCGCCGCGGGCGACGTGGTCGACCCCACCTACAAGCAGGCGATCACCGCCGCGGGCAGCGGCACCGTCGCCGCCCTCGACGCCCAGCACTACCTCGAGACGATCGGCGACGCCGCCCGGCAGACCGTCGCGGCGGCGACCGCCGTCTGA